The sequence below is a genomic window from Flavobacterium lipolyticum.
GGGTGAGACGGAAAAGGGATACTCCCTGATGAACGAAGGGCATAAGATGAGAACTCAGAGCGAAGATTTTTACGGAAGTATCGAAAGTAATCTACATTTAGCCGAATTTTATTCCAAATCAAATTCCCAAAAATCTAACCAATATGCTCAGGCAGCCTATCAGCTTGCAACACATTTCAATAGTGTTGATGAACGCTTAAAGGCTTTGTCCTTGTTAATGTCTAATGATTCCGGAATTAAAAACGTACAGTATGCCCAAAAGTTCATTTTCCTGAACGACAGTATTATTAAGATCCGAAACAATTTTAAAAATAAGTTTGCCAAAATTAAGTACGATTCTAAAAAAGAGAAAGATGAAAATCAGAAACTTCGTTTAGAAAGAGCCGAGAACTTACTTTCAATTCAGGAAGCCAAGTACCAAAGGGCGTTTTTTATAATTGGAATCGCTGCTTTGTGTCTTTTATTATTGTATTTGAGAAAATTTTATCAAAACCGAAACCGAATCGAAAAATTAACAGCGGCATACGATACCGAAACCCGGATTGCCAAAGACATTCATGACGAATTGGCAAATGATGTTTTTAATACCATCACCTTTACGCAAACACAGTCCCTGGAAAGTACCAATGTAAAAGAAAATTTAGTTCATAAACTGGATCAGATCTACAATAGAGTTCGTGGAATTTCGAGGGAAAATAATGAAATTGATACAAAAGCCAATTATGCGGTTAACTTAAAAGAAATGCTTTCGACATATAACAGCCCCAGTACCAATGTCATTATTAATAATATTGAAAAAGTAAACTGGGATTTAGTTGATGATATCAAAAAAGTTGCTGTACATAGGGTTCTACAAGAATTAATGGTCAATATGAAAAAGCACAGCGAGGCATTAGTAGTCGTTTTGAAATTTGAAAATACTGCCAACAAAATACTTATTGAATACTCTGACAATGGTAAAGGTTGTGAAAAAGATAAAATAATCAAAAATGGCCTTCAAAATATGGAAAACCGTATTCTGGCCACAAAAGGAACTATTACTTTTGACACTGAACCCCACAAAGGTTTTAAAGTAAAAATAACACTGCCTAAATAAATAACTTATGTTTAAAAAAGTACTAGTTGCCGAAGATCTTGATACTATGAATTTAGGAATTGAACAAGTCCTGAAGGATTTAAATATCAACCATTTTCAACAATCAAAATATTGTGATGAAGCCTTTCTAAAAATGCGCAAAGCCATTCAGGATGATGAGCCTTATGATTTGCTTATTAGTGATCTTTCCTTCAAGACAGATCATCGCGAAGTAAAAATTGCTAACGGAGATGAACTGGTTCAAAAAGTACGAGAATTACAGCCCAACATTAAGATCATTGCGTATTCGGTCGAAGATAAAAGCTACCGCATTAAATCCCTTTTTGAGAATGCAAAAATAGATGCTTTTGTAGCAAAAGGTCTGAATAGCATCGAAGAACTAAAAAAAGCGATTCACATCATCTCGACCACAGATCAAAAGTTTATTTCACCCGAAGTCGCTTCTGCACTTCAGGAAAAAAGCAACTTCGAAATTGATGATGTCGATATTAAAATTCTGAAATACTTATCAGCCGGAACTTCACAGGATGAAATCATAGAAATTTTTAAAAGCACCGATATTAAACCCAATAGTAAAAGTGCCGTAGAAAAAAGATTGTCAAAACTTAAAGACTTTTTTAAGGCAAACAATACGATTCATTTGGTTACCATTACCAAAGACATGGGAATTATCTAAAAGTTTCTTCTACTCACTATACTATCAAAGCTCCTTCAGGGGCTTTTTTTATGGCCTGAATATAAATTTAATGGATTATGGATTTCCGTAAAACACTGGGTTGTATTGGCTTTACTTTTGAACAAAAGAAATAACCGATGAAATTTAAACAATTATATATAGGGCATATTCTCACGCTAATGTGCGGAAGTTCAATATACATCTTATTCAGAACTTCAACCTTAAAAATGTTCACGTGGTTTGATAAATTAAGAATCTTAAGTTTCATAAATAATCTAAGAAGTTTTAGCACTAATTATTCTAACGGTCTACCGAATGTAATTCTTTATTCATTACCTGACGGTTTATGGATGTTTTCATATATTACTCTTGTTTTATTTTTATGGAAAAACGAAATCAAATATGAAAATCTATTTTGGATTTTTATAATTCCTATAATCTCAATTTTTTCTGAATTGGGACAGCTTCTAAAATTTACTCCCGGCACTTTTGATTCTTCAGATTTACTTATGTATCTCTTAGGAACCATTTTTCCATTTATAATTTATAAAAAATCAATAACCATAAATTTAACACACTAATGAAAAGAAAAGTACAACATTTATTTTCTGCAATTGCTCTTGCAGGATTTATATTCATTGCATTTGGAAGTGAAGATAGCCAAGTAGAACCTGAAACCTCAACTGAATCATTTTCTTCTACAACAGCACGGGAAGAAACAGTCAATGATGTTCCTAATCAAATTGCTCAATTAAAACGTGAATTAGTTTCAATAGAAGATGGTGTCAATTTCTCAACTTATAGAAATACAATAGAGGCTACACAAATGGAATTAGTATTATTCGCGGCATGGGCAAAAACCATTAACGAAGCATTAATTTCAGAAAATAGCGAGATTAATGCTTTGGGTGAAGAATTAGAAAGAAAAGTAAAAAACATTCAGGTAAAAGAATTTCCTGTTTTAAGAAAAGCCTACGCAAAAGCTGTCTATCAAAAGTTATGGGAACAAAACATTGAAACACAAGTATTAGGAAACAAAAATAAAACAATTCAATTTACAGGAGGATATTTTGCAAATAATGGTAATAAAATGAAAACACAAGAGACATTACAGGAAGCATTAAAAATGTTTCGTTTTTCAAGAGTTAATTACAAATGGTATAAATATGATAATGATTATACATACTATGAAATTGATTCTCCTGACGATTCAGAATTAATGAGTTTCAACTAAATCACTCTACGCTAAAAAAAAGGATAAATCTAATTTTGTTAGAGACTGAAGTCCTTCTATATTTTAAACTTTCAGACACATTTTCAAAAGCTCCTTCAGGGGCTTTTTTTTATGGCCTGAATATAAATTTAATGGATTATGGATTTCCGTAAAATACTGGTTTCAAATAGATTTAAGTTTGAATTATAAATCCATTTAAACTCAAAAACAATGAAAACTTATTACGTAAATGACACAGAACAAAAGAGCGGAGATCACGAAGTTCATACTGATGAATGTCCTTATTTTAAATCAATTGCAAGCAAAACATTCCTAGGCATTTTTTCAAACTGCAAAGATGCCGTTAGCCAATCCAAAAAAATTTATCCCAACTCTGACGGTTGTGCCTATTGCTGTCGTGAATGTCACAAAAGATAATTTTCATCATGGGCTTTCGATTTCAAAAAAGAATAAAACTAGGAGGAGGTTTTGGCTTAAACTTAAGCAGATCCGGAATTTCTCCCAGTTTAAGAACAAAAATGGGAACATTCAGCAAAAGTGGTTATTCTGTGAAGACCGGAATATCAGGACTACGATATCAAAATAGCGGATGCATTACACTAATTGCATTTACGGGAATTATATCATTTTTAATTTTTACAATAAAACATTTATAATTATGGGATACAGAAAAGGTTACTTTAAAAAAGACGGGACATATGTCCAAGCGCATTTTACCAATACAAGATCAAGATCTTATTCAAAAAAGAATAGCGGCTGTATGTTACTATTACTTATCACAATGACATTCGGATTGGCTGTTTCTTGTTCAGAATCATCGGATTCAAACTCAAACTGTCCAACCAAAACTTGTGGTGATTTTACCACTCAGGCACTGGCGCAATCAACGTACAACAGCAATAAAAACTGTTACAAAAACCTGGATTCTGACGGAGATGGAATCGCTTGCGAAAAATAATCTAAATAAATATTTAAAAACAATGATAACACTAGAACTAAAAAGCCACTTTTTGAGATTGTATCAAATGGCATTATCCGACGATCAGTTTGACGTATTAGAACTGCAAATGTTATATCACTTTGCAGACGAACGAGGAATTCCCAGAGAGGAATTGGACAAACTTTTTCTAAATCCAATAAGTACAGAATTAATTGTTCCTGAAGAAGTAAGCACCAGAATAGAGTATCTGTATGATTTTACAAGAATCATTTGGGCTGATGGAAAAATCACAGAAGACGAACTTAATATGCTCAAAAAATACTGTAGGAAATTTAATTTTCGGGACGAAAACATTAATGAACTCTCCGATTATCTCATTGATTGTGTTCAAAAAAACATCGGAAAACAAGAAATTATTAATCAGCTAAATTCATAACTAATGAAATCACTTACACAACTATTTAGTTTAAAAAAAGCAGACGATACTCAGGCAAATACTCTTGAGGAAAATGAAAATGATCGCGAGCAAATTAGAATAACCTACTATCAAAGTGGGTTTGCGGCCTCTATAAAAGCGACGGGGAAACCAATTGTTCTAAAAGCCTGTTTACAAAATTTGTATATGAGTTTTGAAGACCAGTGCCGAAAACAAAAGCTGGAGCAAGACCGATTAAAGCAGCCTTACAAAGAAGAACAGGAAAAAAACCGAACCGAACTCAAAAAGTCAGAAGCGGCCATTGGTATTTATGAAAAAAAAGAGCAGGATATCAATGACGAAATCGATCAGATAAAAGAGGAAATAATCGAAGTAAAACGCAATCCTGATAAATACGGAATTGAAGATGGAAAAGGCCTTAAAGCCCAATTCTATATTGGTTTGTTTCTATTACTTCCAATTACACTTTATGTACTGGTGTTTTATATTTCGGCATCCTACTCTGCTTTTTTCAAAGAGTTTGCCAATGATAGTCTCACGGCGGCTATTTTTGATGCAAACGCTTTAACCAATTCTTTTGAAGCAAGCTGGCTCGAAGGTGTTTTGGTCATTACCATTCCCTTTGTTTTTAT
It includes:
- a CDS encoding tetratricopeptide repeat-containing sensor histidine kinase, whose amino-acid sequence is MVRSPFFYFLFFLLLLSCRKKNIDAVDTTSIAKEARGYLSKGMENFQNKKFNTAFYQYNKAKIACETLKDSANIVYSLIQMANIQQINGDYYGSKETLTEALPYLKKKDVYSAAINNLFGIADKELSIYNDAIFFYKEALKDCTDDASRQSPLNNIAVVYIQQKKYTEAINILNTILDKKLLDKEPPKKARVLDNLGYAYFKMGETEKGYSLMNEGHKMRTQSEDFYGSIESNLHLAEFYSKSNSQKSNQYAQAAYQLATHFNSVDERLKALSLLMSNDSGIKNVQYAQKFIFLNDSIIKIRNNFKNKFAKIKYDSKKEKDENQKLRLERAENLLSIQEAKYQRAFFIIGIAALCLLLLYLRKFYQNRNRIEKLTAAYDTETRIAKDIHDELANDVFNTITFTQTQSLESTNVKENLVHKLDQIYNRVRGISRENNEIDTKANYAVNLKEMLSTYNSPSTNVIINNIEKVNWDLVDDIKKVAVHRVLQELMVNMKKHSEALVVVLKFENTANKILIEYSDNGKGCEKDKIIKNGLQNMENRILATKGTITFDTEPHKGFKVKITLPK
- a CDS encoding response regulator — encoded protein: MFKKVLVAEDLDTMNLGIEQVLKDLNINHFQQSKYCDEAFLKMRKAIQDDEPYDLLISDLSFKTDHREVKIANGDELVQKVRELQPNIKIIAYSVEDKSYRIKSLFENAKIDAFVAKGLNSIEELKKAIHIISTTDQKFISPEVASALQEKSNFEIDDVDIKILKYLSAGTSQDEIIEIFKSTDIKPNSKSAVEKRLSKLKDFFKANNTIHLVTITKDMGII
- a CDS encoding DUF4236 domain-containing protein, with the protein product MGFRFQKRIKLGGGFGLNLSRSGISPSLRTKMGTFSKSGYSVKTGISGLRYQNSGCITLIAFTGIISFLIFTIKHL
- a CDS encoding excalibur calcium-binding domain-containing protein → MGYRKGYFKKDGTYVQAHFTNTRSRSYSKKNSGCMLLLLITMTFGLAVSCSESSDSNSNCPTKTCGDFTTQALAQSTYNSNKNCYKNLDSDGDGIACEK